The following proteins are encoded in a genomic region of Thermovenabulum gondwanense:
- the dnaG gene encoding DNA primase — protein sequence MGLFSEDIIREIQSRVDIVDLIADYVKLKKSGENYVALCPFHSEKTPSFTVSPKKQLFYCFGCGTGGNVFTFIMKKENLNFPEAVRFLAEKYGLEIREYDDAISDSFRLKREIYNINKIAADFYTDVLHNKYEGEKAKDYLKSRGIVIQTIEEFSLGYAPSNWDSLYNFLVKKGIPPELIFQAGLIIAGRVKGSYFDRFRDRIIFPIKDIYGHIVGFGGRVIGEGEPKYLNSPDTPVFSKGSILYGLDKIKKEEGNGILLVEGYMDVISLFQSGFKRAVASLGTSLTETQAKLLKKYTDEVIIAYDMDLAGRNATMRGLEILKKEGLNIRILTLPEGKDPDEFIQRYGRDEFQKELHNSKSIIDYLIKMEAEKLDLNNSTNRLKFIKKAVQILSEIVDEVERNFYIDKLYKDYEIPKNILIKALTGKNTGNIPEIGLKYKNSQFRNNNKELLRKHSPVKSLNDSIYMAEREFLKILLNDPENCKKGAIKLLPIYFLYKNHREIFNVIMDLVKNGEVLSREKIFLAISDKQEIASEMAKLLMESESVQKEENIEKLVLKIKKNYLRFAMKQLKERIKKAETIGEYNKVLNLLNYYQKLRKEMELLNDKFTEKGGM from the coding sequence ATGGGTTTATTTTCTGAGGATATTATTAGAGAAATACAAAGCAGGGTAGACATAGTGGATTTGATAGCGGATTATGTCAAACTAAAAAAAAGTGGAGAAAATTATGTAGCTCTATGTCCTTTTCATAGTGAGAAAACTCCCTCTTTTACCGTTAGTCCTAAAAAACAACTATTTTATTGTTTCGGATGCGGAACGGGTGGAAATGTTTTTACTTTTATTATGAAGAAAGAAAACTTGAATTTTCCCGAGGCAGTTCGATTTCTTGCTGAAAAGTACGGTCTCGAGATAAGAGAATATGACGACGCTATAAGCGATTCCTTTAGATTGAAAAGAGAAATTTATAACATAAATAAAATTGCTGCAGATTTTTATACTGATGTATTGCATAATAAATATGAGGGAGAGAAGGCTAAGGATTATTTGAAATCCAGGGGGATTGTTATACAAACAATCGAAGAGTTTTCGCTGGGATACGCACCATCTAACTGGGATAGCCTTTACAACTTTTTGGTAAAGAAAGGCATACCCCCCGAACTTATTTTTCAGGCTGGACTAATTATAGCGGGTAGGGTTAAAGGTTCGTATTTCGATAGATTCAGAGATAGAATTATCTTCCCAATAAAAGATATATACGGACATATAGTAGGATTTGGAGGCCGGGTAATTGGAGAGGGAGAACCAAAATATTTAAATTCTCCTGATACACCGGTTTTTAGTAAAGGATCAATACTATATGGTTTAGATAAAATTAAAAAAGAAGAAGGAAATGGAATATTGCTTGTAGAAGGATATATGGACGTAATAAGTCTTTTTCAATCAGGATTCAAAAGAGCTGTAGCATCCCTGGGGACTTCTCTTACTGAAACCCAGGCAAAGCTTTTAAAAAAATATACGGATGAAGTAATTATTGCCTATGACATGGATTTAGCCGGCAGAAACGCTACAATGAGGGGACTTGAAATTTTAAAAAAGGAAGGACTTAATATCAGGATTTTAACACTTCCGGAAGGTAAAGATCCAGATGAATTTATCCAAAGATATGGGCGCGATGAGTTCCAAAAGGAGCTTCATAATTCAAAGAGCATTATCGATTATCTAATAAAAATGGAAGCAGAAAAATTAGATTTAAATAACAGCACTAACAGGTTAAAGTTCATAAAAAAGGCTGTGCAGATTCTTTCGGAAATTGTGGATGAAGTAGAAAGAAATTTTTATATAGATAAACTTTACAAAGATTATGAGATTCCAAAAAATATTTTAATAAAAGCTTTAACAGGCAAGAATACGGGAAATATTCCAGAGATTGGCTTAAAGTATAAAAATAGCCAATTTAGAAATAATAATAAAGAACTGTTAAGGAAACATTCACCAGTTAAATCATTGAACGATAGCATATACATGGCTGAAAGGGAGTTTCTTAAAATTCTTCTAAATGATCCCGAAAACTGTAAAAAAGGAGCTATAAAGCTCTTACCCATATACTTTCTTTATAAAAATCACAGGGAAATATTTAATGTCATCATGGATCTTGTTAAAAATGGCGAAGTCTTATCCCGGGAGAAAATATTTTTAGCAATAAGCGATAAACAGGAAATTGCTTCTGAAATGGCTAAGTTATTAATGGAAAGTGAATCTGTTCAGAAGGAGGAAAATATTGAAAAATTGGTGTTGAAAATAAAGAAAAATTATCTGAGGTTTGCAATGAAACAATTAAAAGAAAGGATTAAAAAAGCAGAAACCATAGGTGAGTATAATAAGGTATTAAACCTGCTCAATTACTACCAAAAACTAAGAAAAGAAATGGAATTATTAAATGACAAGTTTACAGAGAAAGGGGGAATGTAA
- the rpoD gene encoding RNA polymerase sigma factor RpoD — protein sequence MAKEKVENNKADYAEELNTIENNGDVSNKVKGESKAKEKKDDRIKAVKELIDKGKKAGVLSYKEIMDTLSEFEDLDSESIDKIYESFEELGIEVVNDADELSESLIEDLPEDELDISIPEGIAIDDPVRMYLKEIGKIPLLTPEEEIELAKRIEKGDKEAKRRLAEANLRLVVSIAKRYVGRGMLFLDLIQEGNLGLMKAVEKFDYRKGYKFSTYATWWIRQAITRAIADQARTIRIPVHMVETINKLVRVSRQLLQELGRDPTPEEIAEEMEMPVEKVREIMKIAQEPVSLETPIGEEEDSHLGDFIPDEEAQAPADAAAFQLLREQLEDVLETLTPREEKVLRLRFGLDDGKPRTLEEVGQVFGVTRERIRQIEAKALRKLRHPSRSKKLKDFLE from the coding sequence ATGGCAAAAGAAAAAGTAGAAAACAACAAAGCTGATTACGCAGAAGAATTAAATACTATTGAAAATAACGGCGATGTTTCAAACAAGGTAAAAGGAGAATCCAAAGCAAAGGAAAAAAAGGATGATAGAATTAAAGCTGTAAAGGAACTAATTGATAAAGGAAAAAAGGCAGGAGTATTAAGTTATAAAGAAATAATGGATACACTAAGCGAGTTTGAAGATTTAGACTCGGAATCTATTGATAAAATATATGAATCCTTTGAAGAGCTGGGAATTGAAGTAGTTAATGATGCGGATGAATTATCGGAATCTTTGATTGAGGACCTACCGGAAGATGAATTGGATATTTCTATCCCAGAAGGGATTGCAATAGATGACCCGGTAAGAATGTATCTTAAAGAAATTGGCAAAATACCATTGTTAACTCCTGAAGAAGAAATAGAATTAGCAAAACGCATAGAAAAAGGCGATAAAGAAGCAAAAAGAAGGTTAGCGGAGGCCAATTTAAGACTTGTGGTTAGCATAGCAAAAAGGTATGTGGGCAGGGGGATGCTTTTTCTGGATCTCATTCAGGAAGGCAATTTAGGTCTTATGAAAGCAGTAGAAAAATTTGATTACAGAAAAGGGTATAAATTCAGCACCTATGCTACCTGGTGGATAAGACAAGCCATAACCCGTGCAATTGCCGATCAGGCAAGAACGATTAGAATTCCCGTTCATATGGTTGAAACCATTAACAAACTGGTAAGGGTGTCCAGGCAACTTTTACAGGAATTGGGGAGAGATCCTACTCCCGAGGAAATTGCGGAAGAAATGGAAATGCCAGTAGAAAAGGTTAGGGAAATCATGAAAATAGCTCAGGAGCCTGTTTCACTTGAAACTCCTATTGGTGAGGAAGAAGATAGCCACTTAGGAGATTTTATACCCGATGAAGAAGCTCAGGCTCCGGCTGATGCAGCTGCTTTTCAACTTCTTCGTGAACAACTGGAGGATGTACTGGAAACTTTAACTCCAAGGGAAGAAAAGGTGTTAAGGTTAAGGTTTGGACTCGATGATGGAAAACCGAGGACATTGGAAGAAGTAGGGCAGGTTTTTGGAGTTACCAGGGAAAGAATACGCCAGATTGAAGCAAAGGCTTTGAGAAAATTAAGACACCCAAGTAGGAGTAAAAAATTAAAGGATTTCCTTGAATAA
- a CDS encoding tRNA (adenine(22)-N(1))-methyltransferase, whose product MKDIYLSERLKKIAEIIPPNSIVADIGTDHAYLPIFLVKNKISPRVIAVEAKKGPYERALKNVFYYHCEGNIEVRLGQGLKTILPEEIDVAVIAGMGGETIKKILVESKGKWEVIPGFILQPMKNLCELRRFLLENRFLFKDELVIKESNRFYEIWVVTQSKDMEFSFDYVDILIGPILKNKREEIVKEYLNDRINRLKENYRLSAKGKDKVKQEEILKKLKILTEVLNNAFLCHDYQYNRKTCS is encoded by the coding sequence ATGAAGGATATTTATTTAAGTGAAAGATTAAAAAAAATTGCTGAAATAATACCTCCAAATTCTATAGTTGCGGATATAGGTACGGATCATGCGTATCTTCCAATTTTTCTGGTAAAAAATAAAATTTCTCCCCGGGTCATCGCGGTAGAAGCCAAAAAAGGACCCTATGAAAGGGCCCTGAAAAACGTTTTTTACTATCATTGCGAAGGGAATATTGAAGTAAGGCTGGGGCAGGGACTAAAAACCATACTTCCCGAAGAAATTGATGTAGCGGTTATTGCAGGTATGGGAGGAGAAACCATAAAGAAAATATTAGTTGAGTCCAAGGGAAAATGGGAGGTTATACCGGGTTTTATTCTTCAACCTATGAAAAACCTTTGTGAACTGAGAAGGTTTTTATTGGAGAATCGATTCTTATTTAAAGATGAGCTGGTTATAAAAGAAAGTAATAGATTTTATGAAATATGGGTAGTGACACAAAGTAAAGATATGGAATTTAGTTTTGATTATGTGGATATCCTTATAGGACCGATTTTGAAAAATAAAAGAGAAGAGATAGTAAAAGAGTATTTAAATGACAGAATCAATAGATTAAAGGAAAATTATAGATTAAGCGCTAAAGGCAAAGATAAGGTAAAACAGGAAGAAATACTAAAGAAACTAAAAATATTAACGGAGGTTTTAAATAATGCCTTCTTGTGCCACGATTATCAATATAATAGAAAAACTTGCTCCTAA
- a CDS encoding Nif3-like dinuclear metal center hexameric protein, protein MPSCATIINIIEKLAPKNLAFDWDNTGIQIGNYNKEVKKILIALSVTEDVVEYAYEKDFDMVVAHHPLIFKPLKNVRKDQLLGRIIYKAIEKDITIYSAHTNLDVAEEGVNEILAHLLGLERIEILKETSTEPLKKIVVFVPEGYEDKIVEAMGNAGAGFVGKYSNCSFKVKGEGTFKPEEGANPFIGKKGKLEKVKEYRIETIAPENKVKGVINAVLKVHPYEEVAYDVYPVDNEGKKYGIGRIGFLKQEMSLEEFACLVKDKLDLSTIRVVGELNKKVKKIAVCGGAGSDLIGTAIFKNADAFVTGDVKYHDALDAFMHGIALIDAGHSATEKIVLNRIKEYIEKSLDDINQEAYVEVYMEKELFKYL, encoded by the coding sequence ATGCCTTCTTGTGCCACGATTATCAATATAATAGAAAAACTTGCTCCTAAAAACTTAGCCTTTGATTGGGACAATACGGGAATTCAGATAGGTAATTACAATAAAGAAGTAAAAAAAATATTAATAGCCCTTTCGGTAACGGAAGATGTGGTGGAATACGCTTATGAAAAGGACTTTGATATGGTGGTTGCTCATCATCCTTTAATTTTTAAACCTCTAAAAAACGTGAGAAAAGATCAACTCCTGGGAAGAATTATTTATAAAGCGATAGAGAAGGACATTACAATATACTCAGCTCATACAAATCTTGATGTGGCCGAAGAAGGTGTGAACGAGATATTGGCGCATTTACTGGGTCTGGAAAGAATAGAAATACTAAAAGAAACCTCTACGGAGCCGTTAAAAAAGATTGTTGTTTTTGTTCCTGAAGGATATGAAGATAAAATCGTGGAAGCGATGGGTAACGCAGGGGCAGGGTTCGTAGGGAAATACAGCAATTGCTCTTTTAAGGTAAAAGGAGAAGGTACTTTTAAGCCTGAAGAAGGGGCAAATCCCTTTATAGGCAAAAAGGGCAAATTAGAAAAAGTGAAAGAATATCGGATTGAAACAATCGCTCCTGAAAATAAAGTGAAAGGGGTAATTAATGCGGTTTTAAAAGTGCACCCTTATGAAGAAGTGGCCTATGATGTATATCCTGTGGATAACGAAGGGAAAAAATACGGTATTGGGAGGATAGGATTTCTAAAACAAGAAATGTCCTTAGAGGAATTTGCCTGCCTGGTAAAAGATAAATTAGACCTTTCAACAATTAGAGTAGTAGGAGAGTTAAATAAAAAAGTAAAAAAAATAGCCGTATGCGGAGGAGCGGGCTCAGACCTTATCGGTACGGCCATTTTTAAAAATGCAGATGCATTTGTTACAGGAGATGTAAAATATCACGATGCTCTGGATGCTTTTATGCACGGTATAGCTTTAATTGATGCGGGACATTCGGCTACAGAAAAAATCGTCTTGAATAGAATAAAAGAGTATATAGAAAAGTCTCTCGATGATATCAATCAGGAGGCTTATGTTGAGGTTTATATGGAAAAGGAATTATTTAAGTACTTGTGA
- a CDS encoding zinc ribbon domain-containing protein: protein MGKEMELLWELQQIEQEEKKLIEVYNVLVKNAELKNLYQIILSEMKEYERLENALKDKREKQMHIEKEIKEIEKKYIENETFLYSGKIRNYKEMEMLSDNLKKLKDVKTEKEEILLRYMEEVYQLENLIKQISNKIRKMQKEYKEIRLKNNEDIDKIKKEIEKLRDRKLALTENIKPELLTIYKKIKLTKTDPVAKVIDFKCSGCNTILSFAKMQEVSQPTLPVYCESCGRLIFAE, encoded by the coding sequence ATGGGAAAAGAGATGGAACTTTTATGGGAACTTCAGCAAATAGAACAAGAAGAAAAAAAATTAATAGAAGTCTATAATGTTCTTGTGAAAAACGCCGAACTGAAGAATCTTTATCAAATCATTTTATCGGAAATGAAAGAATACGAAAGATTGGAAAATGCTTTAAAGGATAAAAGGGAAAAACAAATGCATATTGAAAAAGAAATCAAGGAAATTGAAAAAAAATATATTGAAAATGAGACCTTTTTGTACAGCGGGAAGATCAGAAATTATAAAGAAATGGAAATGTTATCGGATAATCTTAAAAAGCTAAAAGACGTAAAAACAGAAAAGGAAGAAATATTATTAAGGTATATGGAAGAAGTTTACCAATTGGAAAATTTAATAAAGCAAATTTCAAATAAAATCAGAAAAATGCAAAAAGAATATAAAGAAATTAGATTGAAAAATAATGAGGATATTGATAAAATAAAAAAAGAAATTGAAAAATTAAGGGATCGGAAACTTGCTCTTACTGAAAATATAAAACCCGAATTGTTGACCATTTATAAGAAAATTAAACTTACAAAAACCGATCCTGTAGCCAAGGTAATCGATTTTAAATGCAGTGGTTGCAATACAATTTTGTCATTTGCTAAAATGCAGGAGGTGAGCCAGCCCACTCTGCCGGTATATTGTGAAAGTTGTGGACGATTAATTTTTGCTGAATAA
- a CDS encoding ribonuclease HI family protein, with protein sequence MKKLTLYTDGASRGNPGDAGIGIVIIDEEGNIVKEISDYIGQTTNNIAEYKALITGLKEALELECEEVNVFTDSELMVKQIQGEYQVKNEGLKPLYKEVFELIKEFKKFSICHVRREMNKRADELANEGIDLALSEDEIEVDF encoded by the coding sequence ATGAAGAAGTTAACATTGTACACCGATGGAGCATCCCGGGGTAATCCGGGGGATGCGGGAATTGGAATAGTAATTATTGATGAAGAAGGAAATATAGTTAAAGAAATCAGCGATTATATCGGACAGACTACAAACAATATTGCAGAGTATAAAGCTTTGATTACTGGATTGAAGGAAGCTCTTGAATTGGAATGTGAAGAAGTAAATGTTTTTACCGACAGCGAACTCATGGTAAAACAGATCCAGGGGGAATATCAAGTAAAAAACGAAGGTTTAAAGCCCCTTTACAAAGAGGTATTTGAGTTAATAAAGGAATTTAAAAAATTTTCTATCTGTCATGTAAGAAGAGAAATGAATAAAAGAGCAGATGAACTGGCTAATGAGGGTATTGACCTTGCCTTAAGCGAGGATGAAATAGAAGTGGACTTTTAG
- a CDS encoding DUF6512 family protein, producing the protein MNIFLKAFIFIVIFSGLHFGYDLTKWEFLKPICGINESVFQHLKMAFWAYFLASIIDYYFFRNYIRKKDSFWYSRLLSSVIVPWIIFLIWYFIAAIYGKIEPLFLEILLALIESFIGGIIGGIIEKNIEKIDYTFGFKIAVLLLFFISGFLYVRFTYKPPWIDLFTEPNNL; encoded by the coding sequence ATGAACATTTTTTTAAAAGCCTTTATTTTTATTGTTATCTTCAGCGGTTTACATTTTGGATATGACCTTACAAAATGGGAGTTTTTAAAACCCATATGCGGCATTAATGAATCGGTTTTTCAACATTTAAAAATGGCTTTTTGGGCTTATTTTTTGGCAAGCATTATCGATTATTATTTTTTCAGGAATTACATAAGAAAGAAGGATTCTTTTTGGTATTCCAGGTTATTATCTTCAGTCATTGTACCCTGGATTATTTTTTTGATATGGTACTTTATAGCTGCCATATATGGTAAAATAGAGCCCCTCTTTTTAGAGATATTGCTGGCTTTAATCGAGAGTTTTATTGGAGGTATTATAGGAGGAATAATTGAGAAAAACATTGAAAAAATTGATTACACCTTTGGTTTTAAAATTGCGGTTTTACTTTTATTTTTTATTTCCGGGTTTTTATATGTAAGGTTTACATATAAACCGCCCTGGATAGATTTATTTACTGAACCTAATAATTTATGA
- a CDS encoding cupin domain-containing protein, with the protein MEVKKQLIKNINKSEIYNLKELVDYREGIIESRTLSQGKNLSITLFAFDKNEEISAHSSPGEAFVYIIDGEAEIIIGEKKFCLKEGQTIIMPAGIPHALFAVERFKMLLIVVFEN; encoded by the coding sequence ATGGAAGTTAAAAAACAATTGATAAAAAACATTAATAAATCGGAGATCTATAATTTAAAGGAATTGGTAGATTACAGGGAGGGAATAATTGAAAGCAGAACGCTTTCCCAGGGGAAAAATTTGAGCATTACTTTGTTTGCCTTCGATAAAAATGAAGAGATAAGTGCTCATTCTTCCCCCGGCGAAGCATTCGTCTATATAATAGACGGAGAAGCGGAAATAATTATAGGAGAAAAAAAATTCTGTTTAAAGGAAGGACAAACTATCATTATGCCTGCAGGCATACCACATGCCTTATTTGCAGTAGAAAGGTTCAAAATGCTTCTAATAGTAGTATTCGAAAATTGA